Proteins encoded within one genomic window of Polaribacter sp. NJDZ03:
- a CDS encoding efflux RND transporter permease subunit: MTKQKKQVDKEFKLSAWAIHNKTTIYVLMAVLFFYGVSAYLSMARENFPEVKETKIYISTAYPGNTAEDIEKLITDPIEDKVKTISNVVEVTSTSQEDYSMVIVEFDENISVELAKQKIKDELSTETASEDWPTFNGAKIEPNVFDLSLSEEVPILNINISGDYPVYKLKEFAEYLQDDIEDLSEIKKADIRGAQEKEVEVAVDIYKMMAAKVSFNDITSAINNGNVTMSAGNFITSGQRRTVRIIGEIDKPKALESFVIKSEFDNPIYLKDIATVSFKDKDRTTFARERGQEVVMLDVKKRAGENMVAASEQIQVIVSDAIENYFPHDLSVTITNDQSNKTIGQVDDLVNNIIFGVILVVTVLMFFLGFKNAVFVGFAIPMSMFMSLMILNLLGYTMNTMILFGLIMGLGMLVDNGIVVVENVYRLMDEEGMGRIEAAKKGISEIAYPIIISTATTVAAFIPLGMWPGVMGDFMVLLPITLSTVLGSSLLVAIFFNSVLVSQFMSVEDVDMPIKKIAIVTGVMTLIGILILIAGGTYSAIGALMIFIAIMLWVYRLFLRGWANSFQNKVLPVLEKWYESSLRFSLRGKTPYLLVFGTTILLIASFMAFGWSLGTQRTKVEFFPDNKPNQIIVYIEYPEGTDIQKTNNITKKIEEKVEGVLYADEYMDGDYNFMVESLVSQVGEGAGNPQTDGGSAAEMPHKGKVTASMREYKYRRGLDSELMRQKVQTALVGIYPGVLISVEKDANGPPAGSPINIEIEGDDYAELIHVAQRMRDFINTKSITGIDELKIDVNRDKPGMEVIVDRKKAGELGVSTGQVGQQLRASIFGNKAGVYKEDGDDYDIYVRFNKENRYNKSAIFNQNIIFRDMASGKIKEIPVSTVATQSNNSGFSAIKHKDIRRVVTVYSALSPGETDAGAVVGKIREEMKNFKNLPKGINIDYTGQLEEQNKQMLFLVGAFFTGLALIFFILIFQFNSVSKPGIIMLAIFLSFIGVFGGIVISGSSFVIMMTMMGIISLAGIVVNNGVVLLDYAQLLIDRKKGELEIEHEDYLDKQMLFEAIVNAGRARLRPVLLTAITTILGLIPLAIGLNINFFSLFTEYNPHIYMGGDNVVFWGPLAWTVIYGLLIATFLTLIVVPVLFYLVTLFKMWIRTKTTSNEMVAQEVISADKRIDEKNQF, encoded by the coding sequence ATGACAAAACAAAAAAAACAAGTCGATAAAGAGTTTAAATTATCTGCTTGGGCAATTCATAATAAAACAACCATTTACGTACTAATGGCTGTATTATTTTTCTATGGTGTTTCTGCTTATTTAAGTATGGCCCGAGAAAATTTCCCAGAAGTTAAAGAAACCAAGATATATATTAGCACCGCCTACCCTGGTAATACCGCAGAAGACATAGAAAAACTAATTACAGACCCTATAGAAGATAAGGTAAAAACAATTAGTAATGTTGTAGAAGTTACCTCAACATCTCAAGAAGATTACTCTATGGTAATTGTTGAGTTTGATGAAAATATTTCTGTAGAATTAGCAAAACAAAAGATAAAAGACGAATTATCTACAGAAACTGCCAGTGAGGATTGGCCTACTTTTAATGGCGCTAAAATAGAACCTAATGTGTTCGATTTAAGTTTATCGGAAGAAGTACCCATCTTAAATATTAATATTTCTGGTGATTACCCTGTGTATAAATTAAAGGAATTTGCAGAATATTTACAAGATGATATTGAAGATTTATCAGAAATTAAAAAAGCTGATATTCGTGGTGCACAAGAAAAAGAAGTAGAAGTAGCAGTTGACATTTATAAAATGATGGCAGCTAAAGTTAGTTTTAACGACATAACTTCTGCTATTAATAATGGAAACGTAACCATGTCTGCAGGTAACTTTATTACCTCCGGACAACGAAGAACGGTAAGAATTATTGGTGAAATTGATAAACCTAAAGCCTTAGAAAGCTTTGTAATAAAATCTGAATTCGACAATCCTATTTATTTAAAAGATATAGCAACAGTATCTTTTAAAGACAAAGACAGAACAACATTTGCAAGAGAAAGAGGGCAAGAAGTTGTAATGTTAGATGTTAAAAAACGAGCTGGAGAAAATATGGTTGCCGCTTCAGAGCAAATACAAGTAATTGTAAGCGATGCTATTGAAAATTATTTTCCGCATGATTTAAGTGTTACCATAACCAACGATCAATCTAACAAAACCATTGGTCAGGTAGATGATTTAGTAAACAACATTATTTTCGGAGTTATTTTAGTAGTAACTGTTTTAATGTTTTTCTTAGGATTTAAAAATGCCGTATTTGTTGGTTTTGCAATACCAATGTCTATGTTTATGTCTTTAATGATTTTAAACTTATTAGGCTACACCATGAACACCATGATTCTTTTTGGGTTAATTATGGGACTAGGAATGCTGGTAGATAACGGAATTGTCGTCGTAGAAAACGTGTATCGTTTAATGGATGAAGAAGGAATGGGCAGAATTGAAGCTGCTAAAAAAGGGATTAGCGAAATTGCATATCCTATTATTATTTCTACTGCAACAACCGTTGCCGCATTTATTCCTTTAGGTATGTGGCCTGGAGTTATGGGAGATTTTATGGTTTTATTACCAATAACATTATCTACCGTTTTAGGGTCTTCTTTATTAGTTGCAATATTCTTTAACTCTGTATTGGTTTCTCAATTTATGAGTGTAGAGGATGTAGATATGCCAATTAAAAAAATTGCTATCGTAACAGGTGTTATGACTCTAATAGGAATTTTAATTTTAATTGCAGGCGGAACTTATAGTGCTATTGGAGCATTAATGATTTTTATAGCTATAATGCTTTGGGTGTACCGTTTATTCTTAAGAGGATGGGCTAATAGTTTTCAAAATAAAGTTTTACCCGTTTTAGAAAAATGGTACGAAAGTAGTTTGCGTTTTTCTTTAAGAGGTAAAACTCCTTACTTATTAGTTTTTGGTACCACTATTCTTTTAATTGCTTCATTCATGGCATTTGGTTGGTCTTTAGGTACTCAAAGAACTAAGGTTGAGTTTTTCCCTGACAATAAACCAAATCAAATAATTGTTTATATAGAATACCCAGAAGGAACGGATATTCAGAAAACAAATAATATAACCAAAAAAATTGAAGAGAAAGTAGAAGGTGTTCTATATGCTGATGAATATATGGACGGCGACTATAACTTTATGGTAGAAAGTTTAGTTTCTCAAGTAGGTGAAGGAGCAGGAAACCCACAAACTGATGGTGGTTCTGCAGCAGAAATGCCTCATAAAGGAAAAGTAACAGCCTCTATGAGAGAGTACAAATACAGAAGAGGCTTAGACAGTGAATTAATGCGTCAGAAAGTACAAACTGCACTGGTTGGTATTTATCCTGGAGTTTTAATTTCTGTTGAAAAAGATGCCAACGGACCACCAGCAGGATCTCCTATTAATATTGAAATTGAAGGTGATGATTATGCAGAATTAATTCATGTAGCGCAAAGAATGCGAGACTTTATCAACACAAAAAGTATTACTGGTATAGATGAATTAAAGATTGATGTAAACCGAGATAAACCCGGAATGGAAGTTATTGTAGACCGTAAAAAAGCCGGTGAATTAGGCGTATCTACAGGTCAGGTTGGGCAACAATTAAGGGCTTCTATTTTTGGAAATAAAGCAGGTGTTTACAAAGAAGATGGAGACGATTATGATATCTACGTTCGTTTTAACAAGGAAAATAGATACAATAAAAGTGCTATTTTTAATCAGAATATTATTTTTAGAGATATGGCTTCTGGTAAAATAAAAGAGATTCCGGTTTCTACGGTTGCAACACAATCTAACAACTCTGGTTTTAGTGCTATTAAGCACAAAGATATTAGAAGAGTTGTTACTGTTTATTCTGCATTATCTCCAGGAGAAACGGATGCTGGTGCTGTGGTTGGTAAGATTAGAGAAGAAATGAAAAACTTTAAAAATTTACCTAAAGGAATAAATATTGATTATACAGGTCAGTTAGAAGAACAAAACAAACAAATGCTATTCTTAGTAGGTGCGTTCTTTACTGGGTTGGCTTTAATTTTCTTTATTTTAATTTTTCAATTCAACTCGGTTTCTAAACCAGGAATTATCATGTTGGCAATTTTCTTAAGCTTTATTGGAGTTTTTGGAGGAATCGTTATTTCTGGTAGTTCTTTTGTTATTATGATGACCATGATGGGAATTATTTCATTAGCCGGAATTGTAGTAAACAATGGAGTGGTATTATTAGATTACGCACAATTGTTAATTGACAGAAAGAAAGGTGAATTAGAAATAGAACATGAAGATTATTTAGACAAACAAATGTTATTTGAAGCAATTGTAAATGCTGGTAGAGCACGTTTAAGACCTGTTTTGTTAACCGCAATTACAACCATTTTAGGATTAATACCGCTAGCAATTGGTTTAAACATTAACTTCTTTAGTTTATTTACAGAATACAACCCGCACATTTATATGGGTGGAGATAACGTTGTTTTCTGGGGACCTTTAGCTTGGACTGTTATTTATGGTTTATTAATAGCTACTTTTTTAACACTAATTGTTGTACCTGTTTTATTTTACTTAGTAACCTTATTTAAAATGTGGATTAGAACCAAAACAACTTCAAATGAAATGGTTGCTCAAGAAGTAATTTCTGCGGATAAAAGAATAGATGAAAAGAATCAATTCTAA
- a CDS encoding efflux RND transporter periplasmic adaptor subunit produces MRKIYTLLAFTLVLISCGEKKTTSVAAIISGGDLKELTAKKKEITEKLETINADLEAINNAIAEKDTLKKFPLITTFTAKEAVFKHYLEIQGSVKTKQNILIYPEMPGILKRVYVKEGQKVSKGQLLATIDDGGIGNQVAQLEATTQLAKTTFERQKRLWDQKIGSEIQFLQTKTNYESQRNSLKQLKSQQNKASIRAPFSGVIDDVMKEAGTVIAPGQGSEVFRIVNLNNMYVEAEVPERYITSIQKNKEVKIEFPVLGTSVDSKVRQVGSFINPNNRSFKIEVPVEDKSGNVKPNLTAKLKVNDYTDANAILIPQSIISENANGEQFIYTIKNKKENNEATAERVIIKTGKTQGNLIEVLENLPAGTEIIDEGARSVNNGQTVKVINK; encoded by the coding sequence ATGAGAAAAATATATACACTATTAGCATTCACACTTGTTTTAATCTCTTGTGGAGAAAAAAAAACAACATCAGTTGCAGCGATTATTTCTGGAGGAGATTTAAAAGAATTAACTGCTAAAAAGAAAGAAATTACAGAAAAATTAGAAACTATAAATGCGGACTTAGAAGCTATAAATAATGCGATTGCTGAAAAAGATACGCTTAAAAAATTTCCTTTAATAACCACTTTTACTGCAAAAGAGGCCGTTTTTAAACATTATTTAGAAATTCAAGGAAGTGTAAAAACAAAACAAAATATTTTAATTTACCCAGAAATGCCAGGTATTTTAAAAAGAGTATATGTTAAAGAAGGTCAAAAAGTATCTAAAGGACAATTATTAGCAACTATAGATGATGGTGGTATTGGCAACCAGGTTGCACAATTAGAAGCAACCACACAATTAGCAAAAACAACTTTTGAACGTCAAAAACGTTTATGGGACCAAAAAATAGGGTCAGAAATTCAGTTTCTACAAACTAAAACAAATTATGAATCTCAAAGAAACTCTTTAAAACAACTAAAAAGTCAGCAAAATAAAGCATCCATTAGAGCACCATTTTCTGGAGTTATAGATGATGTTATGAAAGAAGCTGGAACTGTAATTGCTCCTGGTCAAGGTTCTGAAGTTTTTAGAATTGTAAACTTAAATAATATGTATGTTGAGGCAGAAGTGCCAGAAAGATACATTACAAGTATTCAAAAAAATAAAGAAGTAAAAATAGAATTTCCTGTACTTGGCACAAGTGTAGATAGCAAAGTAAGACAGGTTGGTAGTTTTATCAACCCAAATAATAGATCTTTTAAAATTGAAGTTCCTGTTGAAGATAAAAGTGGAAATGTAAAACCAAATTTAACAGCAAAACTTAAAGTTAATGACTATACGGATGCAAATGCTATTTTAATTCCGCAAAGCATTATTTCTGAAAACGCAAATGGAGAACAATTTATTTATACCATTAAGAACAAAAAAGAAAACAACGAAGCTACAGCAGAAAGAGTTATTATTAAAACTGGTAAAACTCAAGGAAATCTTATTGAAGTTTTAGAAAACTTACCTGCTGGCACAGAAATTATTGATGAAGGTGCTCGTAGTGTAAACAATGGGCAAACAGTTAAAGTTATCAATAAATAA
- a CDS encoding TolC family protein, whose amino-acid sequence MKKIILVCISTCFFLITNAQEKTMNLSLKEAITFALDNSYNTKASKNDVESARKKVWETTATGLPQISGKVDYQNWLKQQVSLLPAEFVGGTAGTFQPVTFSPKQNVSASVTLNQLIFDGSYLVGLQASKTYLKISNQANEKTELLTREAVINAYGNVLVAENSITILEGNIKILEKNLYDARKIYENGFNEEEDVEQLEITTGNLKNQLNSVKRMKDIAYKMLNLSIGSSIDTKLILTDSLDSLAEENINLGLIASEFNINNHIDYKIAENDRESKHLLVKLEKSKALPSLSAFVNYGAQAYASDFSFFESDKSWYNSSLLGVSLNIPIFSSLQRSSRTAQAKIALETADIRLEETKQRLKLLAEKAKSEYQLSIENYNTAKKNVGLAERIEKKQRIKFFEGISTSFDLLQAQNQLYTQQQAYIQSMLDVIASKAALENALNTPIKQ is encoded by the coding sequence ATGAAAAAAATAATTCTGGTATGCATAAGTACCTGTTTTTTCTTAATTACAAATGCTCAAGAAAAAACAATGAACTTATCTCTAAAAGAAGCAATAACCTTTGCCTTAGACAATAGTTATAACACCAAAGCTTCTAAAAATGATGTGGAATCTGCACGTAAAAAAGTTTGGGAAACAACCGCTACAGGTTTACCTCAAATTTCTGGTAAGGTAGATTATCAAAACTGGTTAAAACAACAAGTCTCCTTATTACCAGCAGAATTTGTTGGAGGAACTGCTGGTACTTTTCAACCAGTTACATTTAGTCCAAAACAAAACGTAAGTGCATCTGTTACTTTAAATCAGTTAATTTTTGACGGCTCTTATTTAGTGGGGTTACAAGCATCAAAAACATATTTAAAAATATCTAATCAAGCCAATGAAAAAACAGAACTCCTAACCAGAGAAGCTGTTATTAACGCTTACGGAAATGTATTAGTTGCAGAAAACAGTATTACCATTTTAGAAGGAAATATTAAAATTTTAGAAAAAAACTTATACGACGCAAGAAAAATCTATGAAAACGGATTTAATGAAGAAGAAGATGTGGAACAATTAGAAATTACTACAGGAAATCTTAAAAATCAACTAAATAGCGTTAAAAGAATGAAAGACATCGCATATAAAATGCTAAACCTTTCTATAGGAAGTTCTATTGACACAAAATTAATTTTAACGGATTCTTTAGATTCCTTGGCAGAAGAAAACATTAATCTAGGGTTAATTGCAAGTGAATTTAACATAAATAATCATATAGATTATAAAATTGCAGAGAACGATAGAGAATCTAAACACTTACTGGTTAAATTAGAAAAAAGCAAAGCGTTACCAAGCTTATCTGCTTTTGTAAACTACGGTGCACAAGCTTACGCTAGTGATTTCTCTTTTTTTGAATCTGATAAAAGTTGGTATAACTCTTCTTTATTAGGCGTTAGTTTAAACATCCCTATTTTTAGCAGTTTACAAAGAAGCTCTAGAACAGCACAAGCTAAAATTGCTTTAGAAACCGCAGATATTAGATTAGAAGAAACAAAGCAACGTTTAAAGCTACTAGCAGAAAAAGCAAAAAGCGAATATCAACTAAGTATAGAAAACTACAACACTGCTAAAAAGAATGTTGGTTTAGCAGAGAGAATAGAAAAGAAACAAAGAATTAAATTTTTTGAAGGTATTTCTACTAGCTTCGATTTACTACAAGCACAAAACCAACTATACACACAACAACAAGCGTACATACAATCTATGTTAGATGTAATTGCTAGTAAAGCAGCATTAGAAAACGCATTAAACACACCAATTAAACAATAA
- a CDS encoding TetR/AcrR family transcriptional regulator has translation MREKILEKSNELFLNLGFKSVTMDEIASALGVSKKTIYKYYKNKTELVNGVTLSMFNTICSGIDGICELNLNPIDELFSIKKLIMDNLKDEKSSPQYQLQKYYPKIYASLKQKQYHIMQNCVVNNLKKGIESDLYRKNIDLEFISRIYFNGMISIKDKDLFPLKNYSMNSLMTYYLEYHLRGICTIKGIQQLENQLKQK, from the coding sequence ATGAGAGAAAAAATATTAGAAAAATCCAATGAGCTCTTCTTAAACCTAGGCTTTAAGAGTGTTACTATGGATGAGATTGCTAGCGCATTAGGTGTCTCTAAAAAAACTATTTACAAGTATTACAAGAATAAAACAGAACTTGTAAACGGTGTTACACTCTCTATGTTTAACACTATATGTAGTGGAATTGATGGTATATGCGAATTAAACCTAAATCCTATTGATGAATTATTTTCTATAAAAAAGTTAATAATGGATAATTTAAAGGATGAAAAATCCTCTCCACAGTATCAACTACAAAAATATTATCCTAAAATTTACGCGTCATTAAAGCAAAAGCAATATCACATAATGCAAAATTGCGTTGTTAATAATTTAAAAAAAGGGATTGAATCTGACTTGTATAGAAAAAATATTGACCTAGAATTTATTTCTAGAATATATTTTAACGGAATGATCAGTATTAAAGACAAAGATCTATTTCCTTTAAAAAATTATTCTATGAACTCCTTAATGACCTATTATTTAGAGTATCATTTACGCGGAATTTGCACAATTAAAGGAATACAACAATTAGAAAACCAATTAAAACAGAAATAA
- a CDS encoding polyprenyl synthetase family protein, protein MEILHYQKYFINYLESKKWVNEPRNLYEPIDYILKLGGKRMRPILTLMAADIFSGEYEKAMPAALAVEVFHNFTLIHDDIMDDAPLRRGKATVHEKWDLNTGILSGDAMLILAYQYFENYEPIVFHKLAKLFSKTALEVCDGQQLDVDFETRNDVTIEEYINMIRLKTSVLVAAALKMGAIVVETSEENADLIYDFGLNLGLAFQLQDDYLDTFGDPKTFGKQIGGDIIENKKTFLYLKSLDIASEEDKNALSVFYNQNLTENSIKIKEVTHIFEKNNIPVLIKEQIKSYTEKSFDTLNAMDITEKNKESLKNFGLWLMNRTV, encoded by the coding sequence TTGGAGATTTTACATTATCAGAAATATTTTATCAATTATTTAGAATCTAAAAAGTGGGTTAATGAACCTAGAAATTTATATGAGCCAATAGATTATATTTTAAAATTAGGGGGTAAAAGAATGCGCCCAATTTTAACATTAATGGCGGCAGATATTTTTTCTGGAGAATATGAAAAAGCAATGCCAGCAGCATTAGCTGTTGAGGTTTTTCATAATTTCACCTTAATTCATGATGATATTATGGATGATGCTCCTTTGAGAAGAGGAAAAGCGACAGTGCATGAAAAATGGGATTTGAATACAGGAATTCTTTCTGGAGATGCAATGTTAATTTTAGCGTATCAGTATTTTGAGAATTATGAGCCTATTGTTTTTCATAAATTAGCAAAGTTATTTAGTAAAACTGCTTTAGAGGTTTGCGATGGACAACAATTAGATGTCGATTTTGAAACTAGAAATGATGTAACTATTGAAGAATATATTAATATGATTCGTTTAAAAACTTCTGTTTTAGTTGCAGCTGCTTTAAAAATGGGAGCAATAGTAGTAGAAACTAGTGAAGAAAATGCGGACTTAATATATGACTTTGGTTTAAATTTAGGTTTAGCTTTTCAGTTACAAGACGATTACTTAGATACTTTTGGTGATCCAAAAACATTTGGGAAACAAATAGGAGGAGACATTATAGAGAATAAGAAGACTTTTTTATATTTAAAATCATTAGATATTGCCTCTGAGGAAGATAAGAATGCGTTGAGTGTTTTTTACAATCAAAATTTAACAGAGAATTCAATAAAAATTAAAGAAGTAACACATATTTTTGAGAAAAATAATATTCCTGTTTTAATAAAGGAACAAATTAAGAGTTATACTGAGAAATCTTTTGATACTTTAAACGCAATGGATATCACAGAAAAAAACAAAGAAAGTTTAAAGAATTTTGGACTTTGGCTAATGAATAGAACAGTTTAA
- a CDS encoding PID-CTERM protein-sorting domain-containing protein, whose protein sequence is MIKKKYFAFIIMLAFVYVVNAQGGSVPQPAGPPPPPGLAIDGGLLFLVVSGIVYGIKKVKN, encoded by the coding sequence ATGATAAAGAAAAAATATTTTGCATTTATAATAATGCTAGCATTTGTATACGTAGTTAACGCACAGGGAGGTAGTGTACCTCAACCTGCAGGACCACCACCGCCACCTGGTTTGGCGATAGATGGAGGTTTACTTTTCTTAGTAGTTTCAGGTATTGTTTATGGAATAAAAAAAGTTAAGAATTAG
- a CDS encoding riboflavin synthase, with amino-acid sequence MFTGIIETLGTITNITKEQDNIHLTVKSNFTNELKIDQSVAHNGVCLTVVNIKTDEYTVTAIKETLNKTNIGSLTKNDFVNLERGMKLGDRLDGHIVQGHVDQTATCVGIKNENGSTVYTFNYDASNKNITIEKGSVTVNGVSLTVVNSKHNEFSVAIIPYTRENTTFKFLKLNDCVNLEFDVIGKYVSRLTNS; translated from the coding sequence ATGTTTACCGGAATCATAGAAACACTTGGTACAATTACAAATATCACCAAAGAACAAGACAACATTCATTTAACTGTAAAAAGTAATTTTACTAATGAGTTAAAAATAGATCAAAGTGTTGCACATAATGGAGTTTGCTTAACAGTAGTTAATATTAAAACTGATGAATATACTGTAACTGCTATTAAAGAAACGTTAAACAAAACAAATATTGGAAGTTTAACTAAAAATGATTTTGTAAATTTAGAAAGAGGAATGAAATTAGGAGACCGTTTAGACGGCCATATTGTACAAGGGCACGTAGACCAGACAGCAACTTGTGTAGGTATTAAAAACGAAAATGGAAGTACTGTTTACACTTTTAACTATGATGCTTCTAATAAAAACATTACAATAGAAAAAGGTTCTGTTACCGTAAATGGAGTTAGCTTAACAGTCGTAAACTCTAAACACAATGAATTTAGTGTTGCTATAATACCATATACAAGGGAAAACACAACCTTTAAGTTTTTAAAACTAAATGATTGTGTAAACTTAGAATTTGATGTTATTGGAAAATATGTTAGTAGACTAACTAATTCTTAA
- the pdxA gene encoding 4-hydroxythreonine-4-phosphate dehydrogenase PdxA — protein sequence MDKSDKIIVGISIGDLNGIGLEVILKTFEDKRMLDFCTPVIFGSTKVVTFHKKALQSDTPVHGITSLEQVNHNKINVLNIWKEDVLIELGKATKESGAYAAKSLEIATTHLKEKKIDVLLTAPINKETIQSDTFNFPGHTEYLEDKLEGKSLMILMTDALRIGLITGHIPISKVAESITPTLIKEKVGTMYASLVQDFGINKPKIAVLSLNPHCGDKGVIGVEDDEIIKPTIDEIKESGKLVFGPYAADGFFGSETYKQFDGVLATYHDQGLAPFKALSFGSGVNYTAGLSEIRTSPDHGTGFDIAGKNIANPSSFKEALFAAIEIYKTRKEYKELTKSPLLVK from the coding sequence ATGGATAAATCTGATAAAATTATAGTTGGTATCTCAATAGGAGATTTAAATGGAATTGGTTTAGAAGTAATTCTAAAAACCTTTGAAGATAAAAGAATGCTAGATTTTTGTACGCCAGTTATTTTTGGAAGTACAAAAGTAGTTACTTTTCATAAAAAAGCATTGCAGTCAGATACTCCTGTTCATGGAATTACCTCTTTAGAGCAAGTTAATCACAATAAAATTAATGTATTAAATATTTGGAAAGAAGATGTTTTAATCGAATTAGGCAAAGCAACTAAAGAATCTGGAGCGTATGCAGCAAAATCTTTAGAGATAGCAACGACTCATTTAAAAGAAAAAAAGATAGATGTTTTATTAACTGCTCCAATTAATAAAGAAACCATACAATCTGATACTTTTAATTTCCCTGGACATACTGAGTATTTAGAAGATAAGTTAGAAGGGAAGAGCTTGATGATTTTAATGACAGATGCATTAAGAATAGGATTGATAACCGGTCATATTCCTATCTCTAAAGTAGCAGAGTCAATTACTCCTACCTTAATTAAAGAAAAAGTAGGTACAATGTATGCTTCGTTGGTGCAAGATTTTGGTATCAATAAACCCAAAATAGCAGTTTTATCACTTAATCCACATTGCGGAGATAAAGGAGTTATTGGTGTAGAAGATGATGAAATTATTAAACCAACTATAGACGAAATAAAAGAGTCTGGTAAGTTGGTTTTTGGACCTTATGCGGCAGATGGTTTCTTTGGTTCGGAAACATATAAGCAATTTGATGGTGTTTTAGCAACATATCATGATCAAGGATTAGCACCATTTAAAGCATTGTCTTTTGGTAGTGGTGTAAATTACACGGCAGGTTTAAGTGAAATTAGAACATCTCCAGACCATGGTACAGGCTTTGATATAGCTGGAAAAAACATAGCAAACCCATCTTCTTTTAAAGAAGCATTGTTTGCTGCAATCGAAATTTATAAGACAAGAAAAGAATATAAAGAGCTTACAAAAAGTCCTCTTTTAGTAAAATAA
- a CDS encoding DUF177 domain-containing protein: MKDLKEFDIQFVGLKEGIHLFEYEINNTFFNVFNFDEFESSSIKISLNFIKKSTLLDLTFTASGYVEVPCDVSNELYKQDVQAVLPLVVNFGPEFSDDNEEILILPHEAYEFSVAQFIYEMIVLSVPNKRVHPKVLDGTMDSEALKKLRELEIKEVKTVEETDPRWDKLKNLITEKKT, from the coding sequence ATGAAAGACTTAAAGGAGTTCGACATACAGTTTGTAGGATTAAAAGAAGGAATTCATTTATTTGAATATGAAATTAATAATACGTTCTTTAATGTTTTTAATTTTGATGAATTTGAAAGTTCATCAATTAAAATATCATTAAATTTTATAAAGAAGAGTACGTTACTAGATTTAACTTTTACAGCCAGTGGTTATGTAGAAGTACCATGTGATGTTTCTAATGAACTTTATAAACAAGATGTTCAAGCAGTTTTACCTTTAGTTGTAAACTTTGGACCAGAATTTAGTGATGACAATGAGGAGATATTAATATTGCCTCATGAGGCGTATGAGTTTAGTGTAGCTCAGTTTATTTATGAAATGATTGTATTATCAGTTCCTAATAAAAGAGTTCATCCAAAAGTTTTAGACGGAACAATGGACTCTGAAGCATTAAAGAAGTTAAGAGAATTAGAAATAAAAGAAGTAAAGACTGTTGAAGAGACAGACCCAAGGTGGGATAAATTAAAGAATTTAATAACAGAAAAAAAGACATAA
- the rpmF gene encoding 50S ribosomal protein L32, translated as MAHPKRKISKTRRDKRRTHYKASYQQIATDPTTGESHLYHRAHWHEGKLYYRGQIVLESASAIEA; from the coding sequence ATGGCACATCCTAAGAGAAAAATATCCAAAACTAGAAGAGACAAAAGGAGAACTCATTATAAGGCATCTTATCAGCAGATTGCTACAGACCCTACAACAGGAGAGTCTCACTTATATCACAGAGCTCACTGGCATGAAGGTAAATTATACTATAGAGGACAGATCGTCTTAGAATCGGCATCTGCAATAGAAGCATAA